One part of the Anaerolineae bacterium genome encodes these proteins:
- the cydC gene encoding thiol reductant ABC exporter subunit CydC, with product MPEDSDSTRRKRPSPAPIPSPSAPDGRIAVRPLRRLLAFAAPAWRQIALSTLLGFLTVSSSIGLLATSAWIISQAALRPSIAAIQVAVVGVRFFGITRAVFRYLERLASHSATFRLLARLRVWFYAALEPLAPARLQAYRSGDLLSRIIADVDALEDFYVRVLAPPLVAGCVVVFLLAFLSAYATALAPIALAGMLALGVGVPLLTRHLGHGPGRAAVEGRAALSAALVDGVQGLPDLLACGAETEEQRRIEALSADLIARQRQLAHIDGLGNVLGVLIVSLTMIGVLAAAIPRVAGVHLATLALATVAAFEAIIPLPLAFQHLEGSLAAAERLIAIVEGVAPAVSDPPDPSPPPARYDLVVEELSFTYPAETDAGPGVPALQEVSFTIREGEAVAIVGPSGAGKSTLVNLLLRFWDYQRGRILLGGQELRTCRADDIRARIGVVTQHTHLFNTTLRENLLIARPEATDAQIAAAIHKAQLADFIAGLPQGYDTPVGEQGLALSGGERQRVAIARVLLKDAPLLILDEATASLDAITEAAIMDAIWALAAGRTTLIITHRLAGLERADRILVLAEGRIVERGTQAELLARDGLYRRLHALQGRLLAAEE from the coding sequence ATGCCTGAGGATTCCGATTCCACCCGCCGCAAACGGCCCAGCCCCGCCCCGATCCCCTCTCCATCGGCGCCTGATGGACGGATCGCGGTGAGGCCGTTGCGTCGCCTGCTGGCCTTCGCCGCCCCGGCCTGGCGGCAGATCGCGCTCTCCACCCTGCTCGGTTTCCTGACGGTCAGCAGCAGCATCGGCCTGCTGGCAACCTCCGCCTGGATCATCAGCCAGGCGGCGCTGCGGCCCTCGATCGCTGCGATCCAGGTAGCAGTGGTGGGCGTGCGCTTCTTCGGGATCACCCGCGCCGTCTTCCGTTACCTGGAGCGGCTGGCCAGCCATAGTGCCACATTCCGTCTGCTGGCCCGCCTGCGCGTCTGGTTTTACGCTGCGCTGGAGCCGCTGGCTCCCGCCCGGTTGCAGGCCTACCGTTCCGGCGACCTGCTCAGTCGCATCATCGCCGACGTGGACGCGCTGGAGGATTTCTATGTGCGCGTTCTGGCTCCGCCGCTGGTGGCCGGGTGTGTGGTCGTGTTCCTGCTCGCCTTCCTGAGCGCCTACGCTACTGCGCTGGCCCCGATCGCCCTGGCCGGGATGCTGGCGCTGGGCGTCGGCGTCCCGCTGTTGACCCGTCACCTGGGGCATGGGCCGGGCCGGGCAGCGGTAGAGGGGAGGGCGGCGCTCAGCGCGGCGCTGGTCGATGGCGTGCAGGGCCTGCCTGATCTTTTGGCCTGTGGCGCAGAAACGGAAGAGCAACGGCGCATCGAAGCGCTCAGCGCCGATCTGATCGCCCGCCAGCGGCAACTGGCCCACATCGACGGCCTGGGGAACGTACTGGGTGTGCTGATCGTCAGCCTGACCATGATCGGCGTGCTGGCCGCCGCCATCCCCCGCGTGGCGGGCGTCCACCTGGCGACGCTGGCTCTGGCGACCGTCGCGGCCTTCGAAGCCATCATCCCCCTGCCGCTGGCCTTCCAGCATCTGGAGGGTAGCCTGGCCGCGGCGGAACGGCTGATCGCGATCGTCGAGGGGGTAGCGCCCGCCGTCAGCGATCCGCCTGACCCGTCCCCTCCCCCGGCACGCTACGACCTGGTGGTGGAAGAACTGTCGTTCACCTACCCGGCGGAGACAGATGCCGGGCCGGGCGTCCCGGCGTTACAGGAGGTCTCGTTCACCATCCGGGAAGGCGAGGCGGTCGCCATTGTCGGGCCGTCCGGTGCAGGCAAATCGACGCTGGTCAACCTGTTGTTGCGCTTCTGGGACTACCAACGCGGGCGTATCCTGCTGGGCGGGCAGGAGCTACGCACCTGCCGCGCCGATGACATCCGCGCCCGGATCGGGGTGGTGACCCAGCATACCCACCTGTTCAACACCACCCTGCGCGAGAACCTGCTGATCGCCCGTCCGGAGGCAACTGACGCGCAGATCGCCGCGGCGATCCACAAGGCCCAACTGGCTGACTTCATCGCCGGCCTGCCACAGGGCTACGACACGCCGGTTGGGGAGCAAGGACTGGCCCTCAGCGGCGGGGAACGCCAGCGGGTGGCCATCGCCCGCGTCCTGCTCAAGGACGCACCGCTGCTGATCCTGGACGAAGCCACCGCCAGTCTGGACGCGATCACCGAGGCGGCGATCATGGATGCAATATGGGCGCTGGCGGCAGGCCGTACAACGCTGATCATCACCCACCGGCTGGCCGGCCTGGAACGCGCCGATCGCATCCTGGTGCTGGCGGAAGGACGCATCGTGGAACGCGGGACGCAGGCCGAACTGCTGGCCCGTGACGGCCTCTACCGCCGCCTGCACGCCTTGCAGGGACGTCTGCTGGCCGCGGAGGAGTAA
- a CDS encoding aminopeptidase, with protein sequence MSDIRLQRLADLLVNYSTEIRPGEWVGILGDVVALPALREVYRAVLRAGGNPTVFLTDETMARTFLREASDDQLTWLDPSQTLYYEQADAYIRVGSSQNTRAMTGIPATRMQKWGAARRPWLDTRLRRAAEGKMKWVGAWYPNEASAQEANMSLEEYEDFVYGATFCDRPDPIGEWRRISAMQEAKVAWLTGKQQVVCKGPNVDLTLSIAGRTFINSDGHHNMPCGEIFTGPVEESVNGWVRFSYPSIVSGRAVSGIELRFEDGRVVEASAKENEDLLFAQLDADAGSRYLGEFAIGTNFGIQRFTGNILFDEKIGGTIHMAIGTGYPETGSKNRSSVHWDMICDMRTDSEIWVDGELFYRNGQFMVD encoded by the coding sequence ATGTCTGATATTCGCCTGCAACGCCTTGCCGATCTGCTGGTCAACTATTCAACGGAGATCAGGCCCGGCGAGTGGGTCGGCATCCTGGGCGATGTGGTTGCCTTGCCCGCCCTGCGCGAGGTCTACCGCGCCGTGCTCCGCGCCGGCGGCAACCCTACCGTCTTTCTGACCGACGAGACCATGGCCCGCACCTTCCTGCGCGAGGCCAGCGACGACCAGCTCACCTGGCTGGACCCCTCCCAGACGCTCTACTACGAGCAGGCCGATGCCTACATCCGCGTGGGCAGCAGCCAGAACACCCGCGCCATGACCGGCATTCCTGCTACCCGTATGCAGAAGTGGGGGGCCGCCCGCCGTCCCTGGCTGGATACACGCCTGCGCCGCGCTGCTGAAGGCAAGATGAAGTGGGTCGGAGCCTGGTATCCCAACGAAGCCAGCGCTCAGGAAGCCAACATGAGCCTGGAGGAATATGAGGACTTTGTCTACGGGGCAACCTTCTGCGACCGTCCCGACCCCATCGGCGAGTGGCGCCGGATCAGCGCCATGCAGGAAGCCAAAGTAGCCTGGTTGACCGGCAAGCAGCAGGTCGTCTGCAAAGGCCCCAACGTTGACCTGACTCTCTCCATCGCTGGGCGCACCTTCATCAACAGCGACGGCCACCACAACATGCCCTGCGGCGAGATCTTCACCGGCCCGGTGGAAGAGTCGGTCAATGGCTGGGTGCGCTTCTCCTACCCGTCAATCGTCAGTGGGCGGGCTGTCTCCGGCATCGAACTGCGCTTCGAGGATGGCCGGGTGGTGGAAGCCAGCGCCAAAGAGAACGAAGACCTGCTCTTTGCTCAGCTCGATGCTGACGCCGGTTCGCGCTACCTGGGCGAGTTCGCCATCGGCACCAACTTCGGCATCCAGCGCTTCACCGGCAACATCCTCTTTGACGAGAAGATCGGCGGCACGATCCACATGGCGATCGGCACCGGCTACCCGGAAACCGGCAGCAAGAACCGCAGCAGCGTCCACTGGGACATGATCTGCGATATGCGCACCGATAGCGAAATCTGGGTCGACGGGGAACTGTTCTACCGCAACGGGCAGTTCATGGTCGACTAG
- a CDS encoding glycosyltransferase: protein MKILIVAPLHYPGELARVRAATPPGEPPPLFPPNMAQFFWVKALRRLGHEVHAFYRTESAMPALGRLSQTRLVRGVSQRTPQLNPDYRLRNRRLLAAARALQPEMILITGDNEEIYPATLAQIKAETGATLVLACGTSPIVFSHANERAAAPLIDLVTAVDYYHGIQWLELGARQMICLPNTACDPDFHRPFELTADERAAWGCDVGFVGTLMPPNLYSRRVRGLEALRSFDLALWSVHPVPENLRPYLRGRALGEQMLRILSAARIAFNTHGDFVYYGGNMRLFELAAIGVLQIVDDLPGVREWFTPGENIITYSDEADLRDKVAYYLAHPEERARIAANARAHVTAHHTYDQRMARLMTEVARLRG from the coding sequence ATGAAGATCCTGATCGTCGCCCCGCTGCACTACCCCGGTGAGCTGGCCAGGGTCCGCGCCGCAACCCCGCCCGGCGAGCCGCCGCCGCTCTTCCCGCCCAACATGGCCCAGTTCTTCTGGGTAAAAGCGCTGCGCCGGCTGGGGCACGAGGTCCACGCCTTCTACCGCACGGAAAGCGCCATGCCCGCCCTGGGGCGGCTGAGCCAGACCCGGCTGGTGCGCGGCGTCTCCCAGCGTACGCCGCAACTCAACCCCGATTACCGTCTGCGCAACCGGCGGCTGCTTGCTGCCGCCCGTGCCCTCCAGCCGGAGATGATCCTGATCACCGGCGATAACGAGGAGATCTACCCGGCGACGCTGGCGCAGATCAAAGCGGAAACCGGCGCGACCCTGGTGCTGGCCTGCGGCACCTCGCCGATCGTTTTCAGCCATGCTAATGAGCGCGCTGCCGCCCCGCTGATCGACCTGGTGACAGCAGTCGATTACTACCACGGCATCCAGTGGCTGGAGCTGGGGGCGCGGCAGATGATCTGCCTGCCCAATACCGCCTGTGACCCCGATTTTCACCGCCCGTTTGAGCTAACCGCCGATGAGCGCGCGGCATGGGGTTGCGACGTGGGCTTTGTGGGGACTCTCATGCCGCCCAACCTGTACAGCCGCCGGGTGCGCGGGCTGGAGGCGCTGCGCAGCTTCGACCTGGCGCTGTGGAGTGTGCACCCCGTGCCGGAAAACCTGCGGCCTTACCTGCGCGGGCGGGCGCTGGGGGAGCAGATGCTACGCATCCTCAGCGCGGCCAGGATTGCCTTCAACACGCACGGCGACTTTGTGTACTACGGCGGCAACATGCGCCTGTTCGAACTGGCAGCCATCGGCGTATTGCAGATCGTGGACGACCTGCCAGGCGTGCGGGAGTGGTTCACGCCGGGGGAAAACATCATCACCTACAGCGACGAGGCCGATCTGCGCGACAAGGTGGCCTACTACCTGGCCCACCCGGAGGAGCGGGCGCGGATCGCGGCCAACGCGCGGGCGCATGTCACCGCGCACCACACCTACGATCAACGCATGGCTCGCCTGATGACTGAGGTAGCCCGCCTGCGCGGGTGA
- a CDS encoding Gfo/Idh/MocA family oxidoreductase, protein MTDRHILRFGLIGCGRVAPRHAASIVALPEAALVAVADVIESRARHFVTQYGAEAHYTDYRALLDRPDIDIVSICTPSGLHAPMALEALAAGKHVIVEKPIALNTADADRMIAAARAANRKLCVILQNRYNPPMQEAYHAIRAGKLGRLYLGSATVRWYRPQEYYDDDWHGTWAMDGGALMNQSIHHVDALTWLMGLPVESVFAYTATLAHRMEAEDVGVAVLRFASGALATIEGSTLTYPQNLEGSVAIFGEHGSIKVGGTALNRRTIWKLAGELEHEREILTREQLDPPSVYGTSHQIVIAKMIEAVLEDREPETNGTEARKSLALIEAIYESARTGLPVKCEAS, encoded by the coding sequence ATGACCGATCGTCACATCCTGCGCTTCGGGCTGATCGGCTGCGGGCGTGTTGCGCCGCGTCATGCGGCGTCGATCGTTGCCCTGCCGGAGGCTGCACTGGTGGCTGTGGCCGACGTGATCGAATCGCGCGCCCGGCACTTTGTCACCCAGTACGGCGCGGAGGCGCACTACACGGATTATCGCGCCCTGCTGGACCGCCCGGATATCGATATTGTCAGCATCTGCACGCCCTCCGGGCTGCACGCCCCGATGGCGTTGGAGGCGCTGGCCGCTGGCAAGCATGTCATCGTGGAAAAGCCGATCGCGCTCAACACCGCCGACGCCGACCGCATGATCGCCGCTGCCCGCGCCGCCAACCGCAAACTGTGCGTCATCCTGCAGAATCGCTACAACCCGCCCATGCAGGAAGCTTACCACGCCATCCGCGCTGGCAAGCTGGGCCGCCTGTACCTGGGCAGTGCCACGGTGCGCTGGTACCGCCCGCAGGAATACTACGATGACGACTGGCATGGCACCTGGGCAATGGACGGCGGCGCGTTGATGAACCAGTCCATCCATCATGTTGATGCCCTGACCTGGCTGATGGGCCTGCCGGTGGAGAGCGTGTTTGCCTACACGGCCACCCTGGCTCACCGCATGGAGGCGGAGGACGTGGGCGTGGCGGTGCTGCGCTTTGCCAGTGGCGCCCTGGCGACGATCGAAGGCTCCACGCTGACCTACCCCCAGAATCTGGAAGGCTCGGTGGCGATCTTCGGCGAACATGGCTCGATCAAGGTTGGCGGCACAGCGCTCAACCGCCGCACCATCTGGAAGCTGGCGGGCGAACTGGAGCACGAACGCGAGATTCTCACCCGCGAGCAACTCGACCCGCCGTCCGTCTACGGCACCAGTCACCAGATCGTGATCGCCAAAATGATCGAAGCCGTGCTGGAAGACCGCGAACCAGAAACCAACGGCACGGAAGCGCGCAAGTCGCTGGCCCTGATTGAGGCCATCTACGAATCAGCGCGGACAGGGCTGCCAGTAAAGTGCGAGGCGAGCTGA
- a CDS encoding NTP transferase domain-containing protein, with amino-acid sequence MKAVILAGGKGTRLAPYTTVFPKPLVPLGHRPILDIIVRQLAYYGFTDIVLTVGYLAELIQAYFQTANEGLPGVHLTYVKEREPLGTAGSLGLVEGLEETFLVMNGDVLTSLNYADMVAFHRANGNALTIGIYDKAIPIDLGVIELDSAGNVIGYLEKPVKHYPISMGIYVYEPAVLRYIIRGEHLDFPELVARLLAAGERVMGYTCTEYWLDIGNPGDYQRAQEQFERMPEKFLPGG; translated from the coding sequence ATGAAGGCTGTGATTCTGGCCGGGGGCAAAGGCACCCGGCTCGCCCCCTATACCACTGTTTTCCCCAAACCGCTGGTCCCGCTGGGCCACCGCCCGATTCTGGATATCATTGTGCGCCAGCTCGCTTACTATGGCTTCACCGATATCGTGTTGACCGTTGGCTACCTGGCCGAGTTGATCCAGGCCTATTTCCAGACGGCTAACGAGGGTCTACCTGGTGTCCACCTGACCTATGTCAAAGAGCGCGAGCCGCTTGGTACCGCGGGGTCGCTTGGCCTGGTCGAGGGATTGGAGGAGACCTTCCTGGTGATGAACGGCGACGTACTGACCTCGCTCAACTACGCAGACATGGTCGCCTTCCACCGGGCCAATGGCAACGCTCTGACCATCGGCATCTACGACAAGGCCATCCCGATCGACCTGGGCGTGATCGAGCTGGACTCCGCCGGGAATGTGATCGGCTACCTGGAAAAGCCGGTCAAGCACTACCCGATCAGCATGGGCATTTATGTCTATGAGCCAGCGGTCCTGCGCTACATCATCCGCGGGGAGCACCTGGACTTCCCGGAGCTGGTGGCCCGTCTGCTGGCCGCCGGGGAACGGGTGATGGGCTACACCTGCACAGAATACTGGCTGGACATCGGCAACCCCGGTGATTACCAGCGCGCTCAGGAGCAGTTCGAGCGCATGCCGGAGAAGTTCCTGCCCGGCGGCTAG
- a CDS encoding SDR family NAD(P)-dependent oxidoreductase — protein MNLASRRVLVTGAGGFVGSHLVERLLDAGAEVRCFIRYNSENRYGMLQDLPAERLAALEIIAGDLRDAEAVRQAAEGVDAIFHLGALIAIPYSYLHPREVIETNVLGTLNVLVAARDLGVGRVVHTSTSEVYGTAQYVPIDEKHPLQGQSPYSASKIAADKIVESFHASFDLPVVTIRPFNIFGPRQSARAVIPTIITQALTADAVRLGAVSPTRDFTFVRDTAGAYLCAVENDAAIGGVFNIGSGFEISIGDLARTIIRLVGRDVPLITDEEERLRPDRSEVRRLWADSTLAREVLGWTPGTPFEDGLRATIAWIAGHLDRYKPGYTI, from the coding sequence ATGAACCTGGCATCCAGACGCGTCCTGGTCACCGGCGCGGGCGGGTTTGTCGGCAGCCATCTGGTGGAACGGCTGCTGGACGCCGGGGCCGAAGTGCGCTGTTTTATCCGTTACAACTCCGAGAACCGCTACGGCATGTTGCAGGACCTGCCCGCCGAGCGGCTGGCAGCGCTGGAGATCATCGCTGGCGACCTGCGCGACGCGGAAGCCGTCCGCCAGGCCGCCGAGGGCGTGGACGCCATCTTTCACCTTGGCGCCCTGATCGCCATCCCCTACTCCTACCTCCACCCGCGCGAGGTGATCGAGACCAATGTGCTGGGCACGCTCAACGTGCTGGTCGCCGCCCGCGACCTGGGCGTAGGCCGTGTCGTCCATACCTCTACCAGCGAGGTCTACGGCACGGCGCAGTACGTCCCGATCGACGAGAAGCACCCGCTGCAGGGGCAGTCGCCCTATTCCGCCAGCAAGATCGCCGCTGACAAAATCGTGGAGAGCTTCCATGCTTCCTTTGATCTGCCCGTTGTGACCATCCGCCCGTTCAACATCTTCGGGCCGCGCCAGTCAGCGCGGGCGGTTATCCCCACCATCATCACCCAGGCGCTCACGGCGGACGCGGTGCGGCTTGGTGCGGTCAGCCCCACCCGCGACTTCACTTTCGTGCGCGATACCGCCGGCGCTTACCTCTGCGCCGTGGAGAACGACGCGGCGATCGGCGGCGTGTTCAACATCGGCAGCGGCTTTGAGATCAGTATCGGCGACCTGGCCCGCACGATCATCCGCCTGGTGGGCCGCGATGTCCCCCTGATCACCGATGAGGAGGAACGCCTGCGCCCCGACCGGAGCGAGGTGCGCCGCCTGTGGGCCGACAGCACGCTGGCCCGCGAGGTGCTTGGCTGGACGCCGGGCACACCCTTTGAGGATGGGCTGCGGGCAACCATCGCCTGGATCGCCGGCCATCTGGATCGCTACAAACCGGGGTATACCATCTGA
- a CDS encoding ABC transporter ATP-binding protein, translating to MTILMEVKNLKTKFHTQEGTVHAVNGISYTLNEGETLGVVGESGCGKSVHALSIMGLIPQPPGEVKADAVIFRGRDLMKLSSEEMRLLRGSEIAMVFQDPMTSLNPVLTIGYQITEALKLHLGMDNQQARERAAELLAMVGIPSAAKRLDDYPHQFSGGMRQRAMIAMALSCNPQLLIADEPTTALDVTIQAQILDLVRRLRDKIGMAMIWITHDLGVVAGLADTVQVMYAGYIVERGPNREIFKDTRHPYTLGLLGSLPRLDRKGGKLFSIEGAPPDLRVEPKGCPFAPRCIYRVERCLQENPSLEPAKDAFPGHTVACWVDVREGEPTR from the coding sequence TTGACCATTCTAATGGAGGTCAAGAACCTCAAAACCAAATTCCATACTCAGGAGGGGACGGTCCACGCTGTAAACGGCATCTCCTACACGCTGAATGAGGGCGAAACCCTGGGCGTTGTGGGAGAAAGCGGCTGCGGCAAGAGCGTTCATGCGCTCTCAATCATGGGGCTGATTCCCCAGCCGCCGGGAGAGGTCAAGGCTGACGCCGTGATCTTCCGCGGGCGGGACCTGATGAAGCTGTCTTCGGAAGAAATGCGCCTGCTGCGCGGGTCGGAGATCGCCATGGTCTTCCAGGACCCGATGACATCCCTCAACCCGGTGCTGACCATCGGCTATCAGATCACTGAGGCGCTGAAGCTACACCTGGGGATGGACAATCAGCAGGCCCGCGAACGCGCAGCCGAACTGCTGGCTATGGTGGGCATCCCCAGCGCCGCCAAACGGCTGGACGATTACCCGCACCAGTTCTCCGGCGGTATGCGCCAGCGGGCGATGATCGCCATGGCGCTTTCCTGCAACCCCCAGCTCCTGATCGCTGACGAACCGACCACCGCCCTCGACGTGACCATTCAGGCCCAGATTCTGGATCTGGTCCGCCGTCTACGGGACAAGATCGGCATGGCCATGATCTGGATCACCCATGACCTGGGCGTGGTGGCCGGCCTGGCCGATACCGTGCAGGTGATGTACGCCGGCTATATCGTGGAGCGCGGTCCCAACCGCGAGATTTTCAAGGATACCCGCCACCCCTATACCCTCGGCCTGCTGGGGTCGCTGCCGCGCCTGGACCGCAAGGGCGGCAAGCTCTTCTCCATCGAAGGCGCCCCGCCCGATCTGCGCGTCGAGCCGAAAGGCTGCCCCTTCGCCCCGCGCTGCATCTACCGGGTGGAGAGGTGCTTGCAGGAAAATCCGTCGCTGGAACCGGCCAAGGACGCCTTCCCGGGCCATACGGTGGCCTGCTGGGTCGATGTGCGTGAGGGAGAACCAACTCGATGA
- a CDS encoding dipeptide ABC transporter ATP-binding protein, with protein MTATAAVTATKGDGASAAKKKEILVRVEGLKKYFPITSGIVIQRHVGDVMAVDDISFHIYKGETLGLVGESGCGKSTAGRTILQLYRPTAGTVEFEGIKLEQLKGEDLRRMRRRMQMIFQDPYASLNPRMTVGRIIAEPLQVHNVGNSNKERQERVEYLMEKVGLNPYFINRYPHEFSGGQRQRIGIARALALEPSFIVCDEPISALDVSIQAQVVNLLEDLQHDLGLTYLFIAHDLSMVRHICDRVAVMYLGRIVEIAETEELYTNPLHPYTQALLSAVPVPDPEVEAQRKRIILKGDVPTPINPPKGCNFNTRCPVAVDVCHTEDPQLVEVLPEHWVACYRVG; from the coding sequence ATGACCGCTACTGCCGCTGTAACTGCCACTAAAGGGGACGGCGCCAGCGCCGCGAAGAAGAAAGAAATCCTCGTCCGGGTTGAGGGGCTGAAGAAATACTTCCCCATCACTTCCGGCATTGTCATCCAGCGCCATGTCGGCGATGTCATGGCCGTGGATGATATCAGCTTCCACATTTACAAAGGGGAGACGCTTGGCCTGGTAGGTGAATCCGGTTGCGGCAAGAGCACCGCGGGCCGGACCATCCTGCAGCTCTACCGCCCGACCGCCGGGACGGTCGAGTTTGAGGGTATCAAGCTGGAGCAGCTCAAGGGCGAAGACCTGCGCAGGATGCGCCGCCGCATGCAGATGATCTTCCAGGACCCCTACGCCTCCCTCAACCCGCGCATGACCGTTGGCCGGATCATCGCTGAGCCGCTGCAGGTCCACAATGTGGGCAACAGCAACAAGGAACGCCAGGAACGGGTCGAGTACCTGATGGAGAAGGTGGGGCTGAACCCCTACTTCATCAACCGCTACCCGCACGAATTTTCCGGTGGGCAGCGGCAGCGTATTGGCATCGCCCGCGCCCTGGCGCTGGAACCGTCGTTTATCGTCTGCGACGAGCCGATCTCGGCCCTCGACGTTTCCATTCAGGCGCAGGTGGTTAACCTGCTGGAAGACCTGCAGCATGACCTGGGGTTGACCTACCTGTTCATCGCCCACGACCTGAGCATGGTGCGCCACATCTGCGACCGCGTGGCCGTGATGTACCTGGGGCGAATCGTGGAAATCGCGGAGACGGAAGAGCTGTACACCAATCCGCTGCATCCCTATACCCAGGCCCTGCTTTCCGCTGTGCCGGTGCCCGATCCAGAGGTCGAGGCTCAGCGCAAGCGGATCATTCTCAAGGGTGACGTGCCGACGCCGATCAACCCGCCCAAGGGCTGCAACTTCAACACCCGCTGCCCGGTGGCGGTCGATGTCTGCCACACCGAGGACCCCCAGCTGGTAGAGGTCCTGCCGGAGCACTGGGTAGCCTGCTACCGCGTGGGTTGA
- a CDS encoding ABC transporter permease, with protein MGKFLIRRIIMALPVLLLIIFVSFAVIRATPGGPFDMVGEGRRVPQAVIDGLNRQYGLDQPLMTQFIRYLASLARLDFGPSLGRSSLGEPVSEIIGRGLPVSMQVGVFSVILGFALGIPLGVLAALYHNTIVDYGATFLAVLGTSIPNLVLGPLLIIIFAVSLNWLPVADVNGIWRSTIRNPAVIFSWEYVSLAILPVFTLGTGMMAGIARLTRASLLQVLREDYIRTARAKGLKERTVIYGHALKNALIPVATILGPLLAAVLTGSFIIERIFNIPGIGGEFVSSVASRDYNLLVGVTIVYSVFLVAGNILVDVMYTWLDPRIRFD; from the coding sequence ATGGGCAAGTTCCTGATCCGGCGCATCATCATGGCCCTGCCCGTCCTGCTCCTGATCATCTTCGTGTCTTTTGCGGTGATCCGGGCGACGCCGGGTGGGCCGTTTGACATGGTTGGCGAAGGGCGACGGGTGCCGCAGGCAGTGATCGATGGCCTCAACCGCCAGTATGGGCTGGACCAGCCGCTGATGACCCAGTTTATCCGTTACCTGGCCAGCCTGGCCCGGCTGGACTTCGGGCCATCGCTGGGGCGCTCATCGCTGGGCGAGCCGGTCAGCGAGATCATCGGGCGTGGCCTGCCTGTCTCGATGCAGGTGGGCGTCTTTTCGGTGATCCTGGGCTTTGCGCTGGGCATCCCGCTGGGGGTGCTGGCCGCCCTATACCACAACACTATTGTCGATTACGGCGCTACCTTCCTGGCTGTGCTGGGCACTTCCATCCCCAACCTGGTGCTGGGGCCGCTGCTGATCATCATCTTCGCCGTATCGCTGAACTGGTTGCCGGTTGCTGATGTCAATGGCATCTGGCGCAGCACGATTCGCAACCCGGCGGTGATCTTCTCCTGGGAGTATGTCAGCCTGGCTATCCTGCCGGTGTTCACCCTGGGGACGGGGATGATGGCTGGTATCGCCCGGCTGACGCGGGCCAGCCTGCTGCAGGTGTTGCGCGAGGACTACATCCGCACGGCCCGCGCCAAGGGCCTCAAGGAGCGCACGGTAATCTACGGCCATGCCCTTAAGAATGCCCTGATCCCGGTTGCCACCATCCTGGGGCCGCTGCTGGCTGCCGTGCTGACCGGGTCGTTCATCATCGAGCGTATCTTCAACATCCCCGGCATCGGCGGGGAGTTCGTCAGCAGCGTCGCCAGCCGTGACTACAACCTGCTGGTTGGCGTGACGATCGTGTATTCGGTCTTTCTGGTTGCCGGTAACATCCTGGTGGATGTGATGTATACCTGGCTAGATCCGCGTATCCGCTTCGATTAG